Below is a genomic region from Belonocnema kinseyi isolate 2016_QV_RU_SX_M_011 chromosome 4, B_treatae_v1, whole genome shotgun sequence.
cttttaaaaattatagagttcaaagattcagattaaatttcaaaaatataaatccacgttaatattttcaatactttaagttaaagaatcaagcaatgaactttaaaatgtgtcaaaacgatatatttttaagtaattttaagctagacaaatttaaaaaaaatttaattaacaattgttcaaaatagaaattaaattattttcattttcaatagtttaagcatccttcaaaaacttaaaaaatgtatttctaaacattgagaaatctagaaatggttttacatttttccaaatttaaaatcattattgaaattttttcgaaacgtttaaacatatttttaaatgaattgaatttttcctacaacttttagaaaatcctgggaattaaaaaaaaaatccttaaattttgaatttataaataacaataggaacacttattatttgtagaaaaaattagagtaatcttAAGAgataattagaagtttttaaaatatcaaaattaaatttagaacttgaaatgatttcaaatcatttacacgAAGTTTGTAACCCGAAAAAAttgggctattcgtaccgaaattttcgTGCAAATACCTACAgccgtttttaaaacaaaatgcagactttttcagatttcgacaaaaaaatgtagaaactttttaagaattgtgaaaggcttaaaaagagtaaaaacattttcttaagatttccaggaaaattgaaaagaatttttcattttgaaaaattatagaaaatttaaaaagattttaagagatttccaaaatgatcaaacCAGAACCTggatgattttaagaatttttttttaaattgcaggatTTCccaaaagtttttcattaattttgaatcttttcaaaattatgaaatatctcttgaaattgctcaaattttgtttacaaataataagtgttcaattcctatttatacgtcaaaatttaacaatttcacttagaaaaataaacatttttaagacaGAACGATTCAAAAAgtaacgttaaaagttgaaaagttcttcgaaattctacagattaaaagctttctatgtaaaacaattcagttccaagttgtttacttttacatatatttgtgTGCCATTTACtcttcttaaatgaacagtgaatctaataagaataatatataattaaataaatataaaggaagacctaaaactttgaattaaaaatattttattgatgaatcattaaaattgttatttaaaaataaaattatcggaataaatgatattatacTAATTTCAATTcgtattaagactttcgaatgcaaacagttacaatctgggaattctcaaattttcaacggatttagaatcgttttgtcaaataaattattgtacacttttttatactttaattatttataaaactgttgaaatcaaacttgggcaaacttttcttcagaaaattcgaaaaaattccccGTCAaggaataaattcactgtcatttcccggtctcagaaaattcccggtttcccggttcagcggccaccctggCATTGCAAACTGAGtgctatcataattgaaaaagataaaaattcaactggttatttaaaaaaaaagtcgttGAAATCCAACTAGAACAGttttcttttcttctaaaaatgagTACAAATTCCCggccaagaaataaattcactgtcatttcccagttttcccAGTTTCCCGATCCAGCAGTCGCCCTGAATAACTAATGAAATACcgattaattgaacttttttttttttaaatgcgattAAAGCCttgtaaatgtttgaaatattctttgTCTTATGATTTAATGAAGCTCTCTTAGATAAGTTAATTTTATCGTCTCGTGTCGTCATATACTTACATCGTTAACATTAATTTTGGCTTTGGCAGAGGTCTCCATGAAGGCGCAATTGAATTGCCGGGCAAGGTTGACGCCCTGGTCTTTGCCCACTACCCTCTCGTCTTCCAAATCACATTTGTTTCCTACCAATACCATCGGCACATCATCTGTGTCTTTTACCCGCAGGATTTGCTCCCTGAGGTCTTGCAGGTCATTAAACGTTGACTGCGCCGTTATCGAATAAACCAACACAAAACCCTGGCCATTTTTCATATAAAGGTCCCTCATGGCTGTGAATTGTTCCTGCAgacaaataaataacaatataatttctGTTTCACTCGAATTTGAACATTTCTCAAATGCGTGACAtattagatcaattttttaacttcaagtcCAAAGT
It encodes:
- the LOC117170672 gene encoding ras-related protein Rap1 is translated as MREYKIVVLGSGGVGKSALTVQFVQGIFVEKYDPTIEDSYRKQVEVDGQQCMLEILDTAGTEQFTAMRDLYMKNGQGFVLVYSITAQSTFNDLQDLREQILRVKDTDDVPMVLVGNKCDLEDERVVGKDQGVNLARQFNCAFMETSAKAKINVNDIFYDLVRQINKKSPEKKIKQKKKSVCLLL